The following DNA comes from Quercus robur chromosome 1, dhQueRobu3.1, whole genome shotgun sequence.
TATCTTCAATATCTTGATTTGAGTTTCAGTTCATTCCAGGGAGAATTGCCACGTGATGGCTTTGGTAATTTGACCAAATTAGTTCATcttgatttgggttttaatGACTTGATCAATGGCTCCATTCCCTCTCAACTTTTTCACTTGAGGTATCTTCAATATCTTTATTTGAGTTCCAATTCATTCCAAGGAGAATTGCCACGTGATGGCTTTGGCAATTTGACCAAATTAGTTCATcttgatttgggttttaataTCTTCAATGGCTCCATTCCCTCTCAACTTTTTCACTTGAGGTATCTTCAATATCTTGATTTGAGATCCAATTCATTCAGTGGAAATATCCCGAACAAGATAGGGAACGAAACAGAGTTGCAGACATTGTCTCTTTATAGAAACAATTTCTTCGGTAAAATTCCGTCTTCGATTCTAAATTTGAAGGAATTAGAAACATTGGACTTGAGTGACAATTCATTGTCAATGGAAATTCCTATTGATATTGGCAATCTATCTAACATGACTAAATTGTTCTTGAGCAACAACAAGTTGACAGGTAGAATCCCATCATCCATACTGAAATTAACGAAGTTGGAAATACTTCAATTGGACAATAACACGCTTGTTGGAGAAATTCCATCCGGTTTGTCCAATATCAAGGGCTTGAAGAGTCTTCTGCTTGGAGGCAATCATCTCACTTGGAATAACAATGCAACGATAGAGCCAAAGTTTATGCTATTTGAGTTGTCTTTGAAGTCTTGCAGTCTTGAAGGAGAAATTCCAAACTGGATTTCTACACAGAAGACGCTCGATACTCTAGACTTGAGTGAGAACCAACTAGAAGGAATGTTCCCACAATGGCTTGTTAAAATGGAAGTTAGAATTATAATTTTGTCAGATAACAATCTCACAGGTTCTCTCCCTCCTTTTCTCTTCAACTCTCACAATTTGGTTCTTCTTTCCTTATCTCAGAACAACTTTCATGGAGAACTACCAAGCAACATTGGTAATGCCACTGCACTCAAATTTCTTAGTTTGGATGACAACAATTTTTCGGGGAAGCTTCCGACATCCATCGGCAATATTGATGCACTCTTTTCATTAAGTTTGTCAAACAACAAATTTTCTGGCAACACTTTGCCAGATTTTAGGTCTACCGAGTACCTCCAATTCATTGATTTATCTTCAAATGAATTCTCAGGTGAGATTCCAACAAACTTTTCCCATCATACTAAAATTCTTGCATtgggcaaaaataatttttctggCAATTTGTCTGGAAACCTTATTCATCTTAGCGAGCTTGAATACCTAGACATACATGACAACAAAATTACAGGTGAATTGCCAAACTTTATCTTCCAAATCTCCACTCTTCGTACCCTAAATTTACGAAACAACTCTCTCCTTGGTTCAATCCCTAATTGTATTTACAATCTTACTAATATCCAAATTCTTGATCTTTCATACAATTATCTTGTTGGAGAAATCCCTACAAAGTTTGGAAATCTTGTTGGTATGACTGGGACAACCATCGAATCTTCATATACCGATTATTATTTACCTGATGATAACATCCGGCAAGACAACATTGATGATGTGACTGTGATTTGGAAGAAGTCAAAACAAGATCTATCATTGAGAAGACTCCATATCTACTATTTGTTAGACTTGTCAATGAACCAACTTTCTGGTGAAATTCCAGCTTCCTTAGGCAATTTGAAAGCTCTAAAGCATCTCAACATCTCACACAACAACCTTTATGGGAGGTTACCAACAGGTCTTGGTTGTTTAGAGAACCTAGAGAGTTTGGACTTATCACACAATAATTTATCAGGCTCAATTCCGCAATCACTAGTAAAATTGCAACAACTGACAACTCTGGATGTCAGTAACAACAAACTCACAGGTAAGATTCCAATTGGTAACCAAATGGATACAATGGATGATCCAAGTTCTTATGCCAACAATAGTGGTTTGTGCGGCATGCAAATTCGAGTGTCATGTCTAGAAGATTTGCCACCAACAAAACCACCAAGGGTTGAAAATAAGGAAACATGGTTCTCATGGGAAGGACTGGGAATTGGATACGCAATTGGCTTCTTTGTAACAGTGGGAATTCTATATCTTACTGATAGTTTTGTCCCCACAAAACCTCCAAATTACCGCCGTCAACAAAGAAGGCAAAGAGTATAAATGTCAAGTCTCTTACAAGTTATGCATGCAGTGGTCAAAGATCTAAATCCCAGCATTGTAAAGAGCAGCTAGGTCTGCTCTTTTCTCtaagatctcttttttcttcaataaggATAATCTTCCCCCTGCCTTGTTGGCTGCTTGTAAGGATGATTATCCCCTTTTTATTTCCAGTTTTTAAGTAATGCATtgcagattatcaaaaaaaaaaaaaaaaaggctttcaATAAATCAAATAGTGACAAGTAGTCATTTATAAGTATAAGCAAGTAAATTGGCTTGTAAGGCTACAATTTATCATATCTGgagggataaaaaaataaaagcgtTCTTAATGCTGAAATGAGAGGTGAAGTGGAGTTCATGAAAGGTAGTACTTTTGTAAGAGCTAGATTAGCAACTAAAACTAAGGTTAAGAGCTAGATTAGCAACTAAAACTAAGGTTAAGAGCACTACTCAGTGAAAGATGTTTTGCTGTTAGGATCCCttctatgttttttatttttaaattgttgttttatGTCGTACTTTAGTAGCCAGTGAGacttatttctctttatattggTGTTGTTGCTTTCTagttaatttgatttctttttagcaaaaagttaacaaatgccTAAGAATATTGGTTTATgaactatttttataaaaaaaaaattataaaaaagaaaaaaaatgtaactagcttttttgacatttttttttatattttcttatgaAAGTGGcggtattaaaacttttttaaaataatctatTAGCAAATACTCTACACCTATTAACAAAATCCTTCTTTTTTGGACAACCTTACTGCTAGTTGATATAGTTTCTATGCGTTTGGCATTCATTactcccgtttcttcttcaccaTAGCTACAATAGGCTCTCCTTCACAATCTCGCatgataacatttttttttaaacgcaCAATTATACAATTCCTATTATTTCATATGTTCCaagctataaaaaataaattttaaaatttaaatgaagccAAGCATTTTGAATTgtttggtattaaaaaaaaaaaaaaactatttgacTTGTTTGCAATACTGATTACTGGAATTTTGGTTGctgtatttgtgtttttaagttaaTTTTAGCGGAGCAAGAATTATTGATCCCATCAGCTCTTTCTTCTTTGCCAATTTACCAATATGTTGGTATAATGATAATGTATTCTTAAGTTTTGGTATAATGATTTCATTTTGTAAATAGggccttgatttttttttttttttgggtaaacattTTGAAAATGCGGTGAGATCCCTAATATTTGccactaattattttttctttttcctttttcgaTGCCACTAGTTCAAGCAAATGAAAGTACATATAAAACCAATTTGTTAtaccaaaaagttttcagttaaGATAAAAAAGAACACGTGGCCAAAACCCATTTGTCCAAACATCTCTCAGGATAAGGAAATGGATATGAACTATGAAGGCCTTGTAAACATGCGATCACCATATGCTATCTGCACTTTTATCTAGCAAATAATATTCCCaagacgcgactgaggctcgtgacttgacttacccgcgactgagccgccaaaacagggcaaaattgggtttttgaaattttcagattttttaaacaaaatactttccaaaaacacctaaaaacactcaaaaatctttttgtgtttgaattaacaaatattgagcatgtgaaaacacatttcatcaagtacaatcacacaaatgaatatggcatttattgaacataaacttgtgtgttgtgtgtggatatcaacaatgagatagtccttagtctaatgtgaagtttcaatgatcaattcaatcaaggcatacacaattagcactagatcatgtgacccatctcaattatagaaatatgtatatatgacctcccacaaaacttgataacacaACTTAGAGCTTTACTtttgactccacttttaatcataacatttgatcattttgatcttttgaggcaatcacctctcattgtgagagtgatatttgatattttactttaatgaacaagtctttggctttttgaataaacattctctttaatataaggtcatttaccctttttcctagtcaaatactagaatgtgcgacaggcttttgcagctcaatatctcttttcatttggagatttacatttggagagCTCTTTCTAgcaaaaacagaaataaagagtaggaagatatatagacacaagtctatgcatgtctcaagatcaacat
Coding sequences within:
- the LOC126717299 gene encoding receptor-like protein 46 isoform X4 → MAKLSLLLPLLLPVLLTFVSTSLSCPEHQKQALLHFKASIINATSSTKSTLNPLDSWNSSSDCCHWDGVSCSSHFGSKTVLALYLDGIIPSYSQEPVWLPSTILTPLFHIRSLMHLDLSFNSIQGELPRDGFGNLTKLVHLDLGLNIFDGSIPSQPFHLRYLQYLDLSYNSFQGELPRDGFGNLTKLVHLDLRSNDFNGSIPSQLFHLRYLQYLYLSSNSFQGELPRDGFGNLTKLVHLDLGFNIFNGSIPSQLFHLRYLQYLDLRSNSFSGNIPNKIGNETELQTLSLYRNNFFGKIPSSILNLKELETLDLSDNSLSMEIPIDIGNLSNMTKLFLSNNKLTGRIPSSILKLTKLEILQLDNNTLVGEIPSGLSNIKGLKSLLLGGNHLTWNNNATIEPKFMLFELSLKSCSLEGEIPNWISTQKTLDTLDLSENQLEGMFPQWLVKMEVRIIILSDNNLTGSLPPFLFNSHNLVLLSLSQNNFHGELPSNIGNATALKFLSLDDNNFSGKLPTSIGNIDALFSLSLSNNKFSGNTLPDFRSTEYLQFIDLSSNEFSGEIPTNFSHHTKILALGKNNFSGNLSGNLIHLSELEYLDIHDNKITGELPNFIFQISTLRTLNLRNNSLLGSIPNCIYNLTNIQILDLSYNYLVGEIPTKFGNLVGMTGTTIESSYTDYYLPDDNIRQDNIDDVTVIWKKSKQDLSLRRLHIYYLLDLSMNQLSGEIPASLGNLKALKHLNISHNNLYGRLPTGLGCLENLESLDLSHNNLSGSIPQSLVKLQQLTTLDVSNNKLTGKIPIGNQMDTMDDPSSYANNSGLCGMQIRVSCLEDLPPTKPPRVENKETWFSWEGLGIGYAIGFFVTVGILYLTDSFVPTKPPNYRRQQRRQRV
- the LOC126717299 gene encoding receptor-like protein 46 isoform X2 gives rise to the protein MAKLSLLLPLLLPVLLTFVSTSLSCPEHQKQALLHFKASIINATSSTKSTLNPLDSWNSSSDCCHWDGVSCSSHFGSKTVLALYLDGIIPSYSQEPVWLPSTILTPLFHIRSLMHLDLSFNSIQGELPRDGFGNLTKLVHLDLGLNIFDGSIPSQPFHLRYLQYLDLSYNSFQGELPRDGFGNLTKLVHLDLRSNDFNGSIPSQLFHLSSFQGELPRDGFGNLTKLVHLDLGFNDLINGSIPSQLFHLRYLQYLYLSSNSFQGELPRDGFGNLTKLVHLDLGFNIFNGSIPSQLFHLRYLQYLDLRSNSFSGNIPNKIGNETELQTLSLYRNNFFGKIPSSILNLKELETLDLSDNSLSMEIPIDIGNLSNMTKLFLSNNKLTGRIPSSILKLTKLEILQLDNNTLVGEIPSGLSNIKGLKSLLLGGNHLTWNNNATIEPKFMLFELSLKSCSLEGEIPNWISTQKTLDTLDLSENQLEGMFPQWLVKMEVRIIILSDNNLTGSLPPFLFNSHNLVLLSLSQNNFHGELPSNIGNATALKFLSLDDNNFSGKLPTSIGNIDALFSLSLSNNKFSGNTLPDFRSTEYLQFIDLSSNEFSGEIPTNFSHHTKILALGKNNFSGNLSGNLIHLSELEYLDIHDNKITGELPNFIFQISTLRTLNLRNNSLLGSIPNCIYNLTNIQILDLSYNYLVGEIPTKFGNLVGMTGTTIESSYTDYYLPDDNIRQDNIDDVTVIWKKSKQDLSLRRLHIYYLLDLSMNQLSGEIPASLGNLKALKHLNISHNNLYGRLPTGLGCLENLESLDLSHNNLSGSIPQSLVKLQQLTTLDVSNNKLTGKIPIGNQMDTMDDPSSYANNSGLCGMQIRVSCLEDLPPTKPPRVENKETWFSWEGLGIGYAIGFFVTVGILYLTDSFVPTKPPNYRRQQRRQRV
- the LOC126717299 gene encoding receptor-like protein 46 isoform X3; its protein translation is MAKLSLLLPLLLLPVLLTFVATSLSCPEHQKQALLHFKASFINATSSTKSTLNRLDSWNSSSDCCHWDGVNCSSHFGSKTVLALYLDHITLYSQETVWLPSTILTPLFHIRSLMHLDLSGNEIQGELPRDGFGNLTKLVHLDLCLNYFNGSIPSQLFHLRYLQYLDLSFSSFQGELPRDGFGNLTKLVHLDLGFNDLINGSIPSQLFHLRYLQYLYLSSNSFQGELPRDGFGNLTKLVHLDLGFNIFNGSIPSQLFHLRYLQYLDLRSNSFSGNIPNKIGNETELQTLSLYRNNFFGKIPSSILNLKELETLDLSDNSLSMEIPIDIGNLSNMTKLFLSNNKLTGRIPSSILKLTKLEILQLDNNTLVGEIPSGLSNIKGLKSLLLGGNHLTWNNNATIEPKFMLFELSLKSCSLEGEIPNWISTQKTLDTLDLSENQLEGMFPQWLVKMEVRIIILSDNNLTGSLPPFLFNSHNLVLLSLSQNNFHGELPSNIGNATALKFLSLDDNNFSGKLPTSIGNIDALFSLSLSNNKFSGNTLPDFRSTEYLQFIDLSSNEFSGEIPTNFSHHTKILALGKNNFSGNLSGNLIHLSELEYLDIHDNKITGELPNFIFQISTLRTLNLRNNSLLGSIPNCIYNLTNIQILDLSYNYLVGEIPTKFGNLVGMTGTTIESSYTDYYLPDDNIRQDNIDDVTVIWKKSKQDLSLRRLHIYYLLDLSMNQLSGEIPASLGNLKALKHLNISHNNLYGRLPTGLGCLENLESLDLSHNNLSGSIPQSLVKLQQLTTLDVSNNKLTGKIPIGNQMDTMDDPSSYANNSGLCGMQIRVSCLEDLPPTKPPRVENKETWFSWEGLGIGYAIGFFVTVGILYLTDSFVPTKPPNYRRQQRRQRV
- the LOC126717299 gene encoding receptor-like protein 46 isoform X1, with amino-acid sequence MAKLSLLLPLLLLPVLLTFVATSLSCPEHQKQALLHFKASFINATSSTKSTLNRLDSWNSSSDCCHWDGVNCSSHFGSKTVLALYLDHITLYSQETVWLPSTILTPLFHIRSLMHLDLSGNEIQGELPRDGFGNLTKLVHLDLCLNYFNGSIPSQLFHLRYLQYLDLSYNSFQGELPRDGFGNLTKLVHLDLRSNDFNGSIPSQLFHLRYLQYLDLSFSSFQGELPRDGFGNLTKLVHLDLGFNDLINGSIPSQLFHLRYLQYLYLSSNSFQGELPRDGFGNLTKLVHLDLGFNIFNGSIPSQLFHLRYLQYLDLRSNSFSGNIPNKIGNETELQTLSLYRNNFFGKIPSSILNLKELETLDLSDNSLSMEIPIDIGNLSNMTKLFLSNNKLTGRIPSSILKLTKLEILQLDNNTLVGEIPSGLSNIKGLKSLLLGGNHLTWNNNATIEPKFMLFELSLKSCSLEGEIPNWISTQKTLDTLDLSENQLEGMFPQWLVKMEVRIIILSDNNLTGSLPPFLFNSHNLVLLSLSQNNFHGELPSNIGNATALKFLSLDDNNFSGKLPTSIGNIDALFSLSLSNNKFSGNTLPDFRSTEYLQFIDLSSNEFSGEIPTNFSHHTKILALGKNNFSGNLSGNLIHLSELEYLDIHDNKITGELPNFIFQISTLRTLNLRNNSLLGSIPNCIYNLTNIQILDLSYNYLVGEIPTKFGNLVGMTGTTIESSYTDYYLPDDNIRQDNIDDVTVIWKKSKQDLSLRRLHIYYLLDLSMNQLSGEIPASLGNLKALKHLNISHNNLYGRLPTGLGCLENLESLDLSHNNLSGSIPQSLVKLQQLTTLDVSNNKLTGKIPIGNQMDTMDDPSSYANNSGLCGMQIRVSCLEDLPPTKPPRVENKETWFSWEGLGIGYAIGFFVTVGILYLTDSFVPTKPPNYRRQQRRQRV
- the LOC126717299 gene encoding receptor-like protein 46 isoform X5; amino-acid sequence: MTVLALYLDDIITSNSQEPVLPSTILTPLFHIRSLMHLDLSNNSIQGELPRDGFGNLTKLVHLDLTNNYFNGSITSQLFHLRYLQYLDLSYNSFQGELPRDGFGNLTKLVHLDLRSNDFNGSIPSQLFHLRYLQYLDLSFSSFQGELPRDGFGNLTKLVHLDLGFNDLINGSIPSQLFHLRYLQYLYLSSNSFQGELPRDGFGNLTKLVHLDLGFNIFNGSIPSQLFHLRYLQYLDLRSNSFSGNIPNKIGNETELQTLSLYRNNFFGKIPSSILNLKELETLDLSDNSLSMEIPIDIGNLSNMTKLFLSNNKLTGRIPSSILKLTKLEILQLDNNTLVGEIPSGLSNIKGLKSLLLGGNHLTWNNNATIEPKFMLFELSLKSCSLEGEIPNWISTQKTLDTLDLSENQLEGMFPQWLVKMEVRIIILSDNNLTGSLPPFLFNSHNLVLLSLSQNNFHGELPSNIGNATALKFLSLDDNNFSGKLPTSIGNIDALFSLSLSNNKFSGNTLPDFRSTEYLQFIDLSSNEFSGEIPTNFSHHTKILALGKNNFSGNLSGNLIHLSELEYLDIHDNKITGELPNFIFQISTLRTLNLRNNSLLGSIPNCIYNLTNIQILDLSYNYLVGEIPTKFGNLVGMTGTTIESSYTDYYLPDDNIRQDNIDDVTVIWKKSKQDLSLRRLHIYYLLDLSMNQLSGEIPASLGNLKALKHLNISHNNLYGRLPTGLGCLENLESLDLSHNNLSGSIPQSLVKLQQLTTLDVSNNKLTGKIPIGNQMDTMDDPSSYANNSGLCGMQIRVSCLEDLPPTKPPRVENKETWFSWEGLGIGYAIGFFVTVGILYLTDSFVPTKPPNYRRQQRRQRV